TCCGCGAGTTTCTCATAGCCACGCGTCCTCTCGTGTGGGGCAGGTGTTCCTATGAATATTAAAGTAACGCCCTGAGACCTTGGTTGCATAGAAAGGCAGACCATGAAAAACCCTTTGCTTCCGGCGCTGGCTGCGGTCATCGCCATCGGGGCGCTGTTGAGCGCGTGCACGTTGCCTACCCGCCAGGAGCCCCAACCCCCGATGCGCTCCGGGCATGTGGTGGTGCTGGCCACGGGCGGCACCATCGCGTCGACGCACGTTGACGGGGCGGTGATCCCCACCGTGTCCGGCCCGGAGCTGGTGGATGCGATTCGAGATCGCATCGGCGAGAAGGTCAAGGTGGAGGTGCAGCAGGTTGCGGAGCTGGATTCCTCCGCCATGACGTTCAAGGACACGGACACCATCCTGACGGCCATCGGCAAGGCACTGGACCGCAAGGACGTTGATGCGGTGGTGGTCACCCACGGTACGGATTCCATGGAGGAGTCTGCCGTGGCCGCCGATGCGTTCCTGTCCGATACCCGCCCGGTGGTCTTCACCGGCGCGATGCGCGCCTTCGACGATGAGGACCCCGACGGCCCGGCCAACCTGTCCGACGCCATCAACGCGAGCCTGGACCCGGCCAACCGCGGCAAGGGCGCCTTCATCAGCTTCGGCGGGCGCCTGATCCCCGCCCGCGGCGCCTACAAGGCCCACACCACCGAAGCCGATGGCTTTGCCTCCAACCAGCCGGCCGACGCAACCCGCCCGGATGCGGTGCCCTACGCACCGCTGGCACCCATCGATGTGCAGATCATCTCCGCGTTCCCGGGGGCACCGCGCACGCTTATCGACGCCGCGATCAGCCGCGGCGCGCGCGGCCTGATCATCGAAGGCATGGGCGCCGGCAACGTCGGCGAGGAGATGTCCCAGGCCATCACCGACGCCCTGGACCGCGACGTGGCCGTGGTGATGAGCACCCGCGTGCCCACCGGCTCAGTGGAAGGCACCTATGGCGGCGCCGGCGGCGGGGCAACCCTGGCCGCCCGCGGCGTCATCTCCTCCGGATGGTTCCGCGCCCCGCAGGCCCGGGTGCTGCTGGCCGCAGCCCTGGCCAGCCACACCGATCCGGCCGTCCTGCTGGAGACGGCCGCGCCCCAAATGTAGGCCCGCGCGGCGGGCTAGGGGCGCACCTGGCCGTCGCCCTCCAAAATCCACTTGGTGCTGGTCAGCTCCGGCAGGGCCATGGGGCCGCGGGCGTGAAGCTTCTGGGTAGAAATGCCGATCTCCGCGCCCATGCCGTAGACCTCGCCGTCCGTGAAGGCCGTCGAGGCGTTGATGTTCACCGCGGCGGAGTCCACAGCCGCGGCAAAGCGCTGTGTTACCGCGTAATCGCGCGCGGCAATCGCCTCCGTGTGCCCGGACGACCAGCGCGCAATGTGGGCGATGGCGCCCTCCACGCCGTCGACAAAACCCGCGGCAATATCCATGCTTAAGTACTCCTCGGCCCAGTCCTCCTCCGTGGCCGGGACCACGCCGTCGACGCCCCGGTCCTCCCACTGCGATACCTGGCCGTGAATGGTGACCCCCGCTTCGCGCAGGGCGGTGGCCACGGTGCGGACGGAGGCGTCGGAAAGTGCAGAATCCAGCAGGACCGTCTCGGTGGCATTACACACCGAGGGCCGCCGCGTCTTGCCGTTGATCAGCAGCGCGACCGCCTGCTCCAGATCCGCCGAGGCATCGATGTAGAGGTGACAATTGCCCGTGCCCGTCTCAATGGCCGGCACGCTCGCCCCCTCCACCACCGCGTTAATCAGGCGTGCCGAGCCACGCGGAATAACCACATCCACCAGCCCGCGCGCCGTGATGAGCGCCTGCACCGAATCATGGGTCTGGCTGGGCAGCAGGCTCACCAGATCGGCGGGCAGACCGGCATCCACGAGCACGCCGCGCAGCACCTCCACCAGGGCCTCGTTGGTGTGACGTGCCGACTTCGACCCCCGCAACAACGCAACGTTGCCGGACTTCAGCGCCAAACCAAAGGCATCAACCGTCACGTTCGGGCGGGCCTCATAGACCATCCCCATCACCCCCAACGGCACCCGCACCTGGCGCATGCGGATGCCATTGGCCAGCACCCGACCTGCCACCACCTGGCCCACCGGATCCTCCAGGCCGGCGACCTGGCGCAGCCCATCCGCAATACCCCGCAGCCGGGTGGCGTCCAGGCGCAGCCGATCAATCAGCCCCGCATCCATCCCGGCGCGCTGGCCTGCCGCCACGTCGGCGTCGTTGGCTTTCAGCACCGCGTCCGTCGCGTCCTCGAGTGCCTGGGCCGCGGCAGCCAGGACAGCGTTTTTAGTGGCGCTGCTCAAGCCCGCGGCGATGGGGGCCACCGCGCGGGCGGCACGGGCAAGCCGCAGCACCTGCTGGGGCTCGTCACTCAACGTCGGGTCCGGGGTGTGGGCGGGCAACTCAGTCATGGCCGCTTAGTCTAGCCGCAGCTACCTGCGCGTGTGGCCGCTATCACGCGGAAGGCGGCTGCGGAGGTTACGGCCGGTCCGGGTCGCGGGGTGTCTGCACGGTGGGCTGGTCGGGCCGACTGGACTGGCTGGACTGGCCGGACCGACTGCGGCGGTTGCGGCGCACGGCACCGACGCCCAGCCCCACGCCCACCACGATGGGAACCCACAGCTTGGGGTGGTCCGCCATCCACACCAGCCATTCCGGCAGGTCAACATGGGGAAGGCTGATGTGCGGCCAGGGGATGTCCGGCCACGGAATGTCCGGCCAATCAATGTGCGGCCACGGGATATTCGGCCAGTTGATGTGCGGCCAGGGAATCATCGCCAGCAGCTTCCCCAGCATCTTCATCAGGTACGACGCCGCAGGGCCCAGCACCACGAGCACCAGCAGCGCCCACCCCGCCTTGCTCAGGCCGGCGCCCATCGGCAGTGCCCACCGCTTCCACGGCGACTGCTCCATTGCCTGGTACCGCCGCGCCGCCCGACTCCCCGGCGGCGGGGTCAGCGTCATCCACCCCTGGCCCGCCGCCGGACGCAGGTGGATCTCTGTCACCCAGGCATCCAGCGGCCCGGTGACAAGACGGATCGCCGGGCCGCGGGTGCGCCCATAACTGCCGGTTTGGTTGGGCTCCAGCTCGCCGGGTTGGCTTAGCTCCAGCATCCCAGCGGAGATCCCGGGCGCGCGGGCTATGGGAACCCCGGCGCGGGTGACCAGCACCGCCTTGTCGGTTGATTGGTCTACCTGGTCTAGGAACGCGCGCACCCGCGCCCGCAGGCCCCGTGGCGCACTGGACGCGGTAGTGGCGGGCACGGCGGTGGCGGAGGCGGCGTCGCTACGCATGGGCCCGCATTCGTCCTGGGCCTGCGGTTCCGAGGCCGCATCTGTGTCGGTGTCTGTGTCGGTGTCTGGCTGTGCTTTCTTCTTTTTGTCCGGCTGCGGGAAATCGGGATCCCAGGCTTTCAGCTGGTCGGGGGTGCCCAGGTGGACCGCAATTGGTCCATACTCTGGGGTGGGCAGCGTCCAGGTTTCCACTGCGTCCCCTGGCAAGGAGCTCATGGCGTCAGTCATGGTGGTTTCATGGTAGCGCTGCATGCTCCGGCGAACCTATAGTGGCGCGCATGTCACAGCCTGCCCCCACTCCCCGGCGCATGCGCGTGCGTCACCTGCAGGAGTTCGCCGATACCGGCACCCCGATTACGGCGCTGACCTGCTACGATGCGCTGACCGCTGAGCTTTTCGACGCCGCCGGCATCGACCTGCTGCTCGTCGGGGACTCCGCCGCCAACGTCGTCTTCGGCCGGCCCACCACCTTAAGCGCCACGGTCGCGGAGATGACCACCCTGGGTCGCGCCGTCGCCAGTGCTGCACGCCGCGCGCTCGTGGTGGTGGACCTGCCCTTCGGCTCCTACGAGGTCAGCGAGGAGCAGGCCACCGCCACCGCCATCGCGGTGATGAAGGACACCGGCGCGGACGCCATCAAGCTCGAAGGCGGGACCACCCGCGCTGGCGCGATTCGGCGCATCGTCGACGCTGGCGTGCCCGTGATTGCCCACGTGGGCTACACCCCGCAGTCCGAGCACGCGCTCGGCGGGCACGTCATCCAAGGCCGCGGCAGCGCCGCACAGCGCGTGCGTGCCGACGCCCTCGCCGTCCAGACCGCAGGCGCCTGCGCGGTGGTCCTCGAGATGGTGCCAGCACAGCTGGCCGCCGACCTCACCGCAGAGCTGACCATCCCCACCATCGGAATCGGCGCGGGCGCGCAGACCAACGGGCAGATCCTGGTGTGGCAAGACGCCCTCGGGCTCACGCAGCGCACCCCGCGATTCGTCCGCCACTTCGCCGACCTGCGCGCCACCATCTCCCAGGGCGTTGCCGCCTACCGTGACGCCGTGCACGCGGGCACCTTCCCCGCCGCCAGCGAGTCCTACACTGAGCAGTCATGACCACCGTATGCACCACCATCGCGCAGCTCCATGACGCCCTGCGCGATACCCCCGCAGGCTCTCGCGCGCTCGTGCCCACCATGGGGGCCTTGCATTCCGGCCACGCCAGCCTCATCGACCAGGCCCGCGCGTCGCACAGCACCGTGGTGGCCAGCGTCTTTGTCAACCCACTGCAGTTTGCCGACTGCGGCCAATGCGACGACTACCTGGCCTACCCCCGCGACCTCGACGCCGACGTCGCCCTGTTGCGCGACCACGGCGTGGACATCGTCTTTGCCCCCAGCGTCGATGAGATGTACCCGCACGGCCAACCCCAGGCGTGGGTGCGCACCGGCAAGCTGGGCACCCAACTCGAAGGCGCCAGCCGACCCGGACACTTCGACGGCGTGGCCACCGTGGTGGCCAAACTCTTCCACCTGGTCCGCCCCACCCACGCCTACTTTGGGCGCAAGGACGCCCAACAGGTGGCGGTAATCCAGGCCATGGTCAGCGACCTCAACTTTGCCGTGGAGATCGTCGCCGTGCCCATCATCCGCGCCGCCGATGGGCTGGCAGAATCCTCCCGCAATCGCCGGCTCAGCGAGGTCAACCGGCGCGCCGCTCTTGCCCTGCCGCGGGCGCTCGCAGAACTGGCTGCGGCCGGACCTGACGGGCTGGACGCTGCGCGCGAGCACCTCGCCACAGCCCCAGGCCTGACCCTGGACTACCTCGAGGTCGTCGACCCGCGCACCTTCCAGCCCACCGACACCACCCCGGCACTGGCCGTGGTCGCCGCCCAAGTAGGCCCGGTGCGCCTGATAGACAACCGCGAGATCTAGCGCTGCGTCTCCCGCGGCACCACCACCGGCCGGCCGGTGCGCGGGTCCGTAAACAGGTCACAGTTCATCTCATAGACGTCCGCCACCAGCTGTGCGGTGACCACCTCATCGACCGGTCCCTGGGCCACAATCTGGCCCTTCTTCATCATGATCAGATCCGTGGCGTACCGGAACGCCAGCGTCAGCTCGTGCAACACCGCCACCACCGTGCGGCCCTCCCGCTGGAGATCCCGCGCCAAGTTGAGCACCTCTACCTGATGGGCGATGTCCAGGTACGTCGTCGGCTCATCGAGCAGGATGATCGGGGTGTCCTGCGCCAGTGCCAGGGCGATCCACACCCGTTGGCGCTGCCCGCCGGACAGTTCGGCGACCTGCATATCGGCAAGCTCGGTGACGTTGGCGCGCGCCATCGCGTGATCCACGGCCTGTTGGTCCGCCTTGGTCCACTGCCTAAACATCCCCTGGTGCGGGTAGCGGCCCCGGGCCACCAGGTCTGCCACCCGGATGCCCTCCGGGGCGATCGGCGACTGCGGCAGCAGGGCCAGCCTGCGGGCCACCTCGCGGGTGGGCAGGGCGGTGATGGGGGTGGCGTCGAGAAGCACCCGCCCCCGGGAGGTGTCCAACATGCGTGCCAGCGCACGCAGCAGTGTGGACTTGCCGCACGCATTCGGCCCGACGATGACTGTGAAGCTGCCGGTGGGGATCTGCGTGGTCAGCCCAGAGATGATCGTGCGATCGCCGTAACCAACATCAATATCTTCGGCGCACAGGCGCGACTGACTCATCGATTCTTCCTCCACTCCCTGGCCAACAGCCAGATCAAATACGCGCCACCCAGCACACCCGTAACCACACCCACCGGCAACTGCGTGGGTGCGACAATGCGCTGCGCAATAACATCCGAAGCCAACACCAACAACGCACCCATCAGGCCCGCCACCAGCATGCCGCTGCCCGAAGGCCGCGCTACCCGCTTAGCCAACTGCGGAGCGGCCAGGGCCACAAAGCCGATCGGCCCCGTGGCGGCGACGGCCACCGCCACCAACAACACGCCCACGGCGATCAGCGCCAGCCGGTACTTGGCCACCGCCACGCCCAACCCCGTGGCCAGATCCTCACCAGTAGTCATCACCGACAGCGGGCGGGAACACGCCAAGCCGATCGGGATGAGCACCACCAGCGCCGCGCCGATGACGGCCGTCTGCGGCCACGTGGTGGCGTTGAAAGAACCCGCCAGCCACACCGCCGCAGCCTGCGCAGACGACAGGCTCGCGCGCACCACCAGCAGCGAATTAATACCCTGAGCGATAAAGGACACGCCCAGTCCGATGAGAACAAAGCGAATGCCCGACGCCTTGGCGCCGCCCGACAGCCACAGCACCAGCGCGCCGGTGACAAAGCCGCCCAGCGCCGCGCCCGCCGCGACGGCCACCGGGCCGCCATCAAAGACAATGATCTGCAGGATCGCGCCCGTGGCCGCGCCGGTGGTAAAGCCGGTGATATCCGGGCTGCCCAGGGGGTTGGCCGTCAACGACTGGAAAATGCAGCCCGAAATGCCGAGCGCCGCGCCTACCAGCACCGCCAACACCACACGGGGGGCGCGCATGCGCTGGACAAAGAAGCCGGCTAGCGGGTCATCGCCCGTGCCAAAAACGGCGCGCACCACCCCGGCAGGACTAATCGGGTAGTCCCCCAGCGTCATCGCCCAGACTGCGATCACCGCGATGGCGGCGACCATGGCTAGTGCCACCGTCAGCGTCCGCGCGGAAACCACAGTTCCCCAGGGTCCTGCCGACAGGCGGATGGACCTTGGTGTGCGCCGCTGGCCGTGCGAGCGCGACGCGCTTGGGGTGCCTGATTCCGCGGGCATAGGCGCGGGTGCTGGGGCCGTGGGTGTTGCGGGTGTGGGGGCAGTCGAGTTGGTCTGACTCATTTACAACGCCTCGATTCTGCGCAGCCGAATAATGGCAATGAACACCGGGCCACCCAAAATGGCGGTAATGATGCCGGTCTGCACCTCAGCCGGCGCGATGATCAGCCGGGCGGCAATGTCCGCCACCAGCATGACCACCGGGGCGGCCACCGCCGACAGCGGCACCACCCACCGCTGATCCGGCCCACAGATAGCGCGTGCCAGGTAGGGCACCCCCAACCCGATGAACATGATGGGGCCCACCGCCGCCGTGGCAGCCCCGGCCAGCAGGGTGACGGCCACCATCACCTGTACGCGCAGGCGGTTGACCTTCACTCCTAAGGCGGCTCCGGCCTCATCGCCTAGGGCCAGGGCGTTGAGCCCGGGGGCGCTGGCAAAAGCCACCAGCAGGCCCAACACAATGAAGCCAACCACGGCGGTGATAATCGGCCAGCCGCGCCCCTCTACGGAACCGGCGGCCCAGAGGCGAAACTCGTTGAAGGCGTCCTGGTTGGACAGGATGACCATTTGCACCAGGGCGGAAATGGCCATGGAGATGGCCACGCCGGCCAGCGCCAGGCGCGCCGGTGTTGCCATTCTGCCGGCCGCCCCACCGAGCACGTACACGGCCACGGAGGCTGCTGCCGCGCCCGCGAAGGCGAACCACAGGTAGAACCAGATGGAGGTCACCCCCGCCACCGCAACGGCGGTGACCACGGCTATCGACGCCCCCGCGTTGACGCCCAGCACACCAGGATCGGCTAGCGGGTTGCGGGTGAGCGACTGCATGAGCGCGCCCGCCACGCCGAGCGCCATGCCCACCAGGATCACCAGAATGGTCCGGGGGATGCGCTGGTCGCGCACCACTGTGGACTCGAAGGAGCCGTCGGCGTGAAGGAGCACCTCCCACACCCGGGAGGCGTCGATGGATTTAGAGCCAAGGAACAGGGATGCTGCGGCGAGGAGCAGGACAAGGATAATCCCCCCGGCGACGCCGAGGAGATTCTTCGAGGTGCGCTGATGGGTCATTATTTCCCGCGGTAGGTCCCAGACTCCCAGCCCGATTCGGGCACCTCAAGATAGTCGGTTTGCGGTTGCGGGTCGCCGGCAGCCCCGGTGGAGGGGTACACCGGCACCTCGTCCGGGTCGATCGCGGGGGCGAAGTCCTGGTCCGGGCTCGCCGGCGGGAACGTTGGCGTTGCATCCTGTGCGCCCTGTGCCCCGTGTGCGCCCGCCGCGCCGAGTGCCGTGGATCCGGCGCCTGCGGCCGTTCCTGCCGTGGCGGCGTTAACGCCAGTGGCCGGGGCCGAAGACGTAGTCTCGCCAGCGCCCACTGCCTGCGCGCCCGCGGAGCCTTGGGGGCCTGCCGGGCCAGTCGGGGGAACCGGGGTGCCGCCGTTTCCGGGGCCGTCGTCTGGGTTATCGCCCAGGCCGTCATCATTGTTGTTGTTCGGCTTGGGGCCCGCGCCGCGCGCAAGGGCGCTGGCAGTCGGGATGCCTTGCATGAGGTTGAGGCGCTTGTGCTCCACGTAGAGGTAGGCGGCGATTCCGCCGAGGCCCACCAGCAGGATTGCTCCGCCGACGAGGATGCCCACCAGCGGTGCGTGATCCTTTTCCTCGCTGGCCATGGCGTAATCCTCATCGGCAGCGGCGCCGGTTGCACCCTTCTTGGAGTTGCCGGGCTTGCGGTTGCCGGTGGCAACCTTGTTGGAGTTCTTGGAGTCCTTGGACTTAGAGTTCGAGGGGTTGGCCTTGGAGTTGCCAGGCTGGCGCTCACCGGGCTTGGTGGCAATGCCTGCCGAGCGACCGGAGCCGCTAGATCCGCCAGATTCACCGTCGTCGGAGGAGCTGGATCCGCCGCCACCCTGGGTGACCACGCGGCGGCGGGTCACGCCGCCTTCGCCGTCGTCGGAGTCATCGATGATCTCTTCGGAGTAGTCGTCGCCGCTGTCGCTGTCGCCAGCGGCCCGGCCTCCCCCGCCGCCTGAGCCGCCGATAACGGTGAAGTCAGAATCACCGCGGGCGGTGTAGCCGATGGAGCCCTCCCCGCCAGGTGCCGGTGCGGACGCCAGGAAGCGCAGCCAGTGGTCGCCCTCGGCGATGTCGCAAGGCAGCTCGAAGGAGCCGGAGGCGCTGCCGGAGTCATCGATTTGCTGGCGGGCAACCACGCCGGTGCCCTGCTGGGACTCATCACCCATGCCGTGGCCGTCGTCGATTTTGACGCTGACGGTCTCGCCTGCGGGGAAACCGTTAACGGTGAAGCTCAGCGTGTCGCAGGCCTCAAGTTCCTTCGGCGAGACGGACGCGGAGGTTCCTGCGGTATCGGTGGTGGCCGCACCACTCGGCGGAAGGGCGAGCGCGCTCGCGGCATTGGCGGCAATGAGGCCGGAAACCCCGAGCACTGCGAGCGGGGCGCGTAGCCGGGTGCGCCAGGTAGACAGGGTGGTAGAAGGGGTGGTCATCGGCGTTCCTTGTTGTCGATTCGGTTCTTGCGTAGGAACATGCCGATGATGGCAAGCTCCACAACCGCCAGGGCGGCAATGATGAGGATCCAGTCAGTCCCACTCATCAGCGGCGGGCTAAAGGAGGCGGGCTGGGCGTCATCTTCTTGGATGTTCTGCTCCAGGGCGCTGGTCTTGGAGGTGAGCTGGATGTCTGCCCAGCCCAGCATCTTTCCGTCCTCTCCGATGAAGGCGAACTTGTGCTTGCCGGAGGGCAGTCCGGCGGCGTCGATAGTCAGCTTTTTGTCATCGTCGAGCTGGACCCATCCCAGGCCGAGCGGCTTCGGGTCATAGGTATACACAAAGACCCAGTCGCCCGGCTGCCCGTCCTTGATGGTCGCGGTGAGCACGCTGCCCTTGGCGGACGCGGTCACGGAACCACGGTTGGAGTTGTTTAAGTCCGTGGCCTTCTTCACCGGGGACTTGGGGTCCTTGGTGGGCTTCTTCTTGCCCGAAGCGCTCGCCTTGGAGGTGTTCTTCGACGAACTTGACCCGGACTTGCTGGAGGTTTTCTCCGAGGTCACCGAGGTTGTCTTGCCCTTCTTGGTGCGGGTGACCTTGGTGGTGCCGTCTGCGCCGCCCAGGGTGACGTATTCGACGACCTCGCGGTTGGCCTTGCGCCCGGAACTGCGCTTAGTGGCTGCCTTCTTGTTGGAGTCCTGGGACTTGTTCTGCCCGCCGGACTGTTCCCCGGAAGCGCCATCGGTGTTCTTAGCGGGCTTTTCCTTCTTGGGCACATCCAGCCAGGCCCATCCGATGAGCTTGCCCACCTCGGAGGGGTTGCCGTTTTGGGCGACGATCTTCAGCTTGCCCGACGGCAGGTTGACGCCTTCCAGCGGCGCGGTGACCACGCCGTTGTCATCCGCCTGGAACCATTCCGACCAGGGGTTACGCGGCGATCCGTCCTCCTTGTAGGCGCTGAGGTAGACCCAGTCGCCCTTGGAGGCGTTGGGGATGGTGACCTTCAGCTCGGTGTCGGACTTTTCCACGCTCACGCCGTTGGCCCCGGCATCGGTGAGGTCCTTGTCATAGCTCAGCGGATCAGGATCCCCGTTGGGGGCGTAGTCACCAATGATGAAGGTCGCGGCGTCATGCTCCTTGTCATTCTTGGGAGCAGGGCGCGTGCGGCTCACGTCGCCCTCCTTGAGGGACCCGCTGAGCATGCGAATCTTGTGCGCGCCTTGGGACAGCGGCGGGTTAGACCCATTCTCCCCGGAGTCGGTGCCGTCCGGGAGCACCATCTTGTATTCCCAGTCACCGGTCTTGGGGTCCGCCTCCACGATGCCCCACACCTGGTCGTTGCTGTTGATGTGGGTGTTCAGGCGAGCGATCTTGCCTTCATCAATCTTGAAGGCAATCTTGGATC
Above is a genomic segment from Corynebacterium uberis containing:
- a CDS encoding asparaginase; amino-acid sequence: MKNPLLPALAAVIAIGALLSACTLPTRQEPQPPMRSGHVVVLATGGTIASTHVDGAVIPTVSGPELVDAIRDRIGEKVKVEVQQVAELDSSAMTFKDTDTILTAIGKALDRKDVDAVVVTHGTDSMEESAVAADAFLSDTRPVVFTGAMRAFDDEDPDGPANLSDAINASLDPANRGKGAFISFGGRLIPARGAYKAHTTEADGFASNQPADATRPDAVPYAPLAPIDVQIISAFPGAPRTLIDAAISRGARGLIIEGMGAGNVGEEMSQAITDALDRDVAVVMSTRVPTGSVEGTYGGAGGGATLAARGVISSGWFRAPQARVLLAAALASHTDPAVLLETAAPQM
- a CDS encoding glutamate-5-semialdehyde dehydrogenase, producing the protein MTELPAHTPDPTLSDEPQQVLRLARAARAVAPIAAGLSSATKNAVLAAAAQALEDATDAVLKANDADVAAGQRAGMDAGLIDRLRLDATRLRGIADGLRQVAGLEDPVGQVVAGRVLANGIRMRQVRVPLGVMGMVYEARPNVTVDAFGLALKSGNVALLRGSKSARHTNEALVEVLRGVLVDAGLPADLVSLLPSQTHDSVQALITARGLVDVVIPRGSARLINAVVEGASVPAIETGTGNCHLYIDASADLEQAVALLINGKTRRPSVCNATETVLLDSALSDASVRTVATALREAGVTIHGQVSQWEDRGVDGVVPATEEDWAEEYLSMDIAAGFVDGVEGAIAHIARWSSGHTEAIAARDYAVTQRFAAAVDSAAVNINASTAFTDGEVYGMGAEIGISTQKLHARGPMALPELTSTKWILEGDGQVRP
- the panB gene encoding 3-methyl-2-oxobutanoate hydroxymethyltransferase, which codes for MSQPAPTPRRMRVRHLQEFADTGTPITALTCYDALTAELFDAAGIDLLLVGDSAANVVFGRPTTLSATVAEMTTLGRAVASAARRALVVVDLPFGSYEVSEEQATATAIAVMKDTGADAIKLEGGTTRAGAIRRIVDAGVPVIAHVGYTPQSEHALGGHVIQGRGSAAQRVRADALAVQTAGACAVVLEMVPAQLAADLTAELTIPTIGIGAGAQTNGQILVWQDALGLTQRTPRFVRHFADLRATISQGVAAYRDAVHAGTFPAASESYTEQS
- the panC gene encoding pantoate--beta-alanine ligase; the encoded protein is MTTVCTTIAQLHDALRDTPAGSRALVPTMGALHSGHASLIDQARASHSTVVASVFVNPLQFADCGQCDDYLAYPRDLDADVALLRDHGVDIVFAPSVDEMYPHGQPQAWVRTGKLGTQLEGASRPGHFDGVATVVAKLFHLVRPTHAYFGRKDAQQVAVIQAMVSDLNFAVEIVAVPIIRAADGLAESSRNRRLSEVNRRAALALPRALAELAAAGPDGLDAAREHLATAPGLTLDYLEVVDPRTFQPTDTTPALAVVAAQVGPVRLIDNREI
- a CDS encoding ABC transporter ATP-binding protein, giving the protein MSQSRLCAEDIDVGYGDRTIISGLTTQIPTGSFTVIVGPNACGKSTLLRALARMLDTSRGRVLLDATPITALPTREVARRLALLPQSPIAPEGIRVADLVARGRYPHQGMFRQWTKADQQAVDHAMARANVTELADMQVAELSGGQRQRVWIALALAQDTPIILLDEPTTYLDIAHQVEVLNLARDLQREGRTVVAVLHELTLAFRYATDLIMMKKGQIVAQGPVDEVVTAQLVADVYEMNCDLFTDPRTGRPVVVPRETQR
- a CDS encoding FecCD family ABC transporter permease, producing MVSARTLTVALAMVAAIAVIAVWAMTLGDYPISPAGVVRAVFGTGDDPLAGFFVQRMRAPRVVLAVLVGAALGISGCIFQSLTANPLGSPDITGFTTGAATGAILQIIVFDGGPVAVAAGAALGGFVTGALVLWLSGGAKASGIRFVLIGLGVSFIAQGINSLLVVRASLSSAQAAAVWLAGSFNATTWPQTAVIGAALVVLIPIGLACSRPLSVMTTGEDLATGLGVAVAKYRLALIAVGVLLVAVAVAATGPIGFVALAAPQLAKRVARPSGSGMLVAGLMGALLVLASDVIAQRIVAPTQLPVGVVTGVLGGAYLIWLLAREWRKNR
- a CDS encoding FecCD family ABC transporter permease; this encodes MTHQRTSKNLLGVAGGIILVLLLAAASLFLGSKSIDASRVWEVLLHADGSFESTVVRDQRIPRTILVILVGMALGVAGALMQSLTRNPLADPGVLGVNAGASIAVVTAVAVAGVTSIWFYLWFAFAGAAAASVAVYVLGGAAGRMATPARLALAGVAISMAISALVQMVILSNQDAFNEFRLWAAGSVEGRGWPIITAVVGFIVLGLLVAFASAPGLNALALGDEAGAALGVKVNRLRVQVMVAVTLLAGAATAAVGPIMFIGLGVPYLARAICGPDQRWVVPLSAVAAPVVMLVADIAARLIIAPAEVQTGIITAILGGPVFIAIIRLRRIEAL